The bacterium (Candidatus Blackallbacteria) CG13_big_fil_rev_8_21_14_2_50_49_14 nucleotide sequence AAGATCTCGGCTTTTTTTCTCAAGCTTGCACAGCCGTTCAAGCCAGTGATTTTCAAGCAATTCCTCCTGGACATTTGGTCTTTTACGTACCACAAACACCTGTAACAATGGGAGAAGTTGGGGCTTTAAGGGCAAATAAAATTGCGCCTGAGCTTTATAAGCTACTCATGGAAAAAGGTTATCTTGAAGCGAGTGATCGACAAAAAACGGTTGTGGCTGCTAAATGCGCTGATTTAACGGGGCCAGACGATATTACCGATCTGGGGATAGTGTTATCGAAACCTAAAAAACAAGCATTATTCGACATGCTTAGAAATGCTACTGAAGAAAAGCGGTACCATGATCAACTCATTGAACAACATGGCCCTAAAGGCCCTTATCCGGCACATGTGGCAATCTCTGTTGGCAATGGTAAATGTATGAGTCTCTGGGATCGACCTGCAAGGCCAGATCAAGGCCGTGCATCAACTGCACAGGTAATTGATATTGCAAAGATAAGTGCAGGAAATAATGTTTTTGCTGGGCCTTCGCCATTTTAGTCCTAAGCAGAAGTAATAATGAAAAAGTTGGAAATAGGATCCCCATTTTTAGTGGGGGTCAAAATTTTGATTTTGTGCAGGGATCAGCAAACCTGTAGTTTCGGAGATTTTGAAGTTCCAAAGAAGAGGGCGTACTCTGTAAAGTGACAAAACCTTTGGAGAACGCCCAATGGAAATTATACCCGAATACGATTTTCTGAACCGTTATTCCTGGTTTTCTCAAGACCTAGCAGATATACTTCTGAATTGGCTTTTGACAAAAGTTCAACCTGACCAGCGAACCATTCTGGTCATTGATGAGCTCTACCCTTTATGGGTACATCAAGTTAAACCCTATGGCCAGATGAAAACTGTTGAAATGGCATCCTTTGAAGGCTTGCTCAGAGGACATAGTTGAACTCCCAACTTGGCTTCAGCAGGTTTACAGATTGCTTTTCTTGCTTTTGTCCTGATCAAATATCTGGCTATTCAAAGGGCAGTTTATTACGCTATAATCATGGGCTGCTTATTCTGGCCGGCGAAGAGGTATTTGGAAATAAAATGAATCTTCATCTAACTTCAGTTGGACAAATGGTTGTTTTTTTTGCTCCCTGTATTTATGCTTACTCAGGCCGCTTCCTTCAGTTTTTTAGATAAAGTCTATTTAAAGTCTGGCAGGGGAAAAGTGACGGCATTAAAAGCAAGCGCTTGTATTTGGTTATTCGCTTTTCCTTTGCAGATTGTTGTGAAATCTGTATTGCATTTGCCCTCTTTTTTAGGTTTGTTCATTCTTTGCCTGATAATGTCTATTGTTTTTGATTATTTCTATGTTAAGGAGAGCAAGAAGAAAGCCTTATTTTTATTATTATCCTTTCTGTTTAATCTGTTGATTATATTTTTAGGTATGGGTTTTAGTGCTATTCTTTTGCCCAGGTTTCTATAATTGACTTTGATACAATACTTGGCCATAATAAACCAATGGTCATTGGGAATAAACTTTCTGAATGGGGAGATAAAAACTGAATAGGATGCCACTGACTTCGGAGAAGGAAATTACAGATAAACTAAAGGTCAAACAATGCAAAATAAATTGTTATTGATTTTAGGTGTGTTCTTCTTTTCCGGTTGTGGTCCAGGAGTACAACTTTGTCCTGCCAATGGTTGTGTGCCGATCTCTGTTTCTACTCGGCAGGATCCTTTGCCAACAGATTTGGAATTGTTATCAGAAAAAGGAATCATTACCAAAAATCCTGTTTTCTGTGGACATTCTAAATTAGATACAAACATACCCGCGCCCTATGACCTTGTGGTTTCGAGTGGACTAGGAAAAATATTTTTTATTGGACGTCGTAAATTTGAGTTTAAGAACGGCTACACAATCGCTTTTCCTCAAGAGATTTATTATATAAATCTGAATGAGAAAAATTCCACGCCAAAGAAATTAGAATATTCTCAAGACTTATCATGTTTGCTGGGAGATGATCTCGAAATTGATTCCGGGGATCAATTATTAGTAACTGCTCCGTATCAAAAAAGTGTGTTTACTATTGATACAAAAATGAAAAAATCATCTAAATTATTTCAAAATCCAATGGATATAGAGATTCCGATGCCTGATTTATACACACCGTCTAATATTCCATTTTCTGAAGACTCAAAGCGTTTGTATTCAAATAGAAAATTTAACCAATTAGGTATTGCTAATTTGTTTTTTCACCCTAATCATGAGATATATTTTACGACCGCTTTGGGGGATCTTGAGAGTTTTTATTGGCACTTGAAATCATATGATTCTGAAAAGAACGTCAAATTTAAAAAAATTAAAGATTTACTTTCAATTATTCTACGCTATTACAACAGTGATAAAATATTTAAAAATCAAGATATTAGCTCTTTTTCTCACCTTTTGATTGACGAAAATGATCAAATAATGACAACTATTCCAGAAGAAAATATTCTTATTAAAGTGAAAAATACGAATTTCACCGGCTCAAGTTTTGTTTCTTTTGAAGGTGTGCTCAAGTATTTTTATCAAGGAAGGGAGAACTATGCAGGATCTTCAATGGGCTATCAGGATGGAGAGAAAAGCCAAGCAAAATTCAATTCTCCAAATGGAATAAGTATTGATTTACAAAAAAATATTTTTGTCGCTGATACTGGGAATTATGCAATCAGAAAAATTTCAAGTAATGGAATGGTCTCTACTCTTTATAAAATACCTGAAGCACTGAGATCTAATTAAGTGTCTCAAATGCACAATAGGAATCTAATCGAAGAATATATGAAAGATCGATCCCATAATTGGCAAGACGGATATGGCCGAAACTGAGAGTGAACTCAAGTATCGCTTTCTTGTAAGGCAGGTTAACTTCTCTCACCGCTGAGAAATAAATAATCAGGAGACAATCAAATGAGCGAGTTTAGTCCGAATAACCCTGTTGTGAAACGATGCCTTCAAGGGTTGGGAATGGAAGAAAACGGCAGGCCTGATGAAGCCTGTAAACTGTTTTTTCAGGCTTGGACTGAAGCAGAAAGCAGTTTTGAGAAATTTCTTTCAGCCCATTATCTTGCCCGATATCAAAAAACAGTGAGCGACAGATTAAAATGGTTAGAAATTGTTTTGCAGTTTGCGTTGGAGATAGACAATGACTCTGTGAAAAGTGCATTCCCCAACCTGTATTCAAATCTTGCCGAATGCTATGAACAATTAAACGACACCGACAATGCAAAAAAATACAATGAATTGGCCCTTTCTTTCAGATACAAACCTTCTGACAAGGGCCCTTTTTATCATGGAACGAAAGCAGATTTGCAGATAGGCGATTTATTGAAACCCGGCGGAAATTCGAATTACAATCCAGAGATTAAAATGAATCATATTTATTTTACAGCCCTAGCAAATGGGGCTGGCCTGGCTGCTGAATTGGCACAGGGAGATGGGCGCGAACGCGTTTATATTGTCGAACCCACTGGGGTATTTGAGAATGATCCGAATGTTACAGATAAAAAATTCCCAGGCAACCCGACACGCTCATATCGCTCTCAATCCCCTTTGAAAATCATTGGCGAATATACAGATTGGGTGAGACAAACACCTGAGGAAATACAAAAATGGCGAGAAAAATTGGCAACTAAAAAGGGGGAAATTATTAACTGATTTCTGAAATTCACGATATTATAAACTGTAAATACTTATTTCAATCACAAAATACTCCAATCAATCTGAATTTTTGTCTTATTCATGCCTGGATTTTATTTTTTGCATAGCAAGAATCTTCGGAACAACCCGTGGGGCAGGACTGACACCATGGGTTCGAGAGTCGAGCAATACAAGCCAGCCATCAAGGCTGCTCTTAAAGTGGGTATCAAACAGTATATCTCTTCGTATGAGCCGGAACACTCCATTGCGATTGTAACCAAGGAGCATGGCCTCACTGTGCACCTGCTCGGCAAAAGCGGACTTGCGTATACCTTTTGTCTTAATCTCGGGCGCAGTACACGAGGGAACTTTTCACATTCAAGTTCGTCAAAAAAATACTTTATTTTAGATAAATTTAGAATATATCCAGATCTGTTTTTTTATACAAAGATATCAAAGAAAAAGGTGAAGAATGAGTCTTATTGAGTATTTAAGATTTGACAAGATTGATCCCAATGAATTTGTTCCATTGCTAAATAAGAAAAGTACTCGGGAGCATTTGATTGCGCATGAAAAATTTGACACAGAGAGTGTAGCGCAGTGGATGAAAGCTAAAATAGAAGTCGATCAAATTGAGGGTTGCAGAGTTCGGGCCTTGAGCGTCAATGGCGTTTTAGCTGGTTGGTGTGCCATACAATCGGTTGATACACAGTACGAGATTGCAATTGTGCTTGATGAGCATTACTGGGGGATCGGCAAAAAGGTCTTTGGTGAGCTAATGCAATGGGCTCAAGAGTTTGGTCATGACAAAATATATATCCACCTTTTGCATACCCGTCCAGAGTATAAGTTCTTGCGTAAAATGTCTACAAATGTTTATGAATCTATGATCTTGGGGAGTAAATTTACGACCTACGAGCTAAATCTTGGCTAAGTGGATGTTCTTGGCCTGACCATTAAGCAATTAGAAAAACACGACAAAATGATTGGCTCTGGATACACTGCAGGATAGGATTCCCCAGAAGAAAGCGCCTGAAAAAATATGCTCATAAAAAAGTTATTTATTAACTGATTTATAAAATTTACGATATTATTAACCATTAGTACTTATTTCAATCGTAAAAATAATCAGGGTGATCTGAACTGAAGTTCCTTGTATTTGCTAAACGCATGATCTACAGCTCAAGAATCTTTGATGCAAGCAACAGAGTATACTAAACGGGGTATGATGAGTGAGAAGAGCACTGGAATGTTAAAAAAATATCTTTGGATTTGGTTGCTTACGCTTGTGTTCTGTTTGCCTGCAGTGGCTGAGAACGCAAGTTTTCCTCTTTTGCAAAAGGGAAAATCTGTCTATGCCTGGCCCCCGGATTTTGACCCGCCCATGATTGGCAAGGCGGGCATGGCTGAAATTGAGACTGAACTCAAAAAACTCAAATATCGCTATTTTGTCGTATTGGTCAACGAACTCGCAGGAAGCGGGACAGACAAAGAAGCCATCGATCTGATTGAAGGACTGGCTGAACGTTGGAGCACGACTTCTGCTTCGCTCTATGATGCAAAAACAAGCCAAATTTTTATTCTCAGCTATCATCCCCGCAAATACCGATTTCTTGCAGGGGCGCAATTTAAAAACGAATTGGGATTTGAAAAGGCGGCTCTTCTTCCCTATACCCAAATCTTTGAAAAATTCATCAAAGGAACGCCAAAACTTCCCAAAACAGGCATGATTGAAATGATGAAACAAGTGGATGCCTATTTGTCTCAAAATTATACGCCTGAAGCCGTTCAAACCAGAAAAACAGAACAACTCAAGCGCCAGTTAGCCTCACAAAAACAGGCGAGCCATAAACTGCTTGACCGATTGAAACTGCTTTTAAATTGGCAATTTTTATTGAGTGCAGAGGATTTTAAGCTTTTGCGCGAAAAGGTGACCGAAGCAGAACGTGCTCTAGAAGTTTTTGAAACCCAAAACTCTCAAGATCTTCAAGCTTTAGATCGTCACTTTATGAGGCTGAAACAAACCGATCAGATCTATGCCAATCAAATTCGGCAGGCTTACGGACTCGAACGCGTGCAAAGCAAAGTTCCTGATCTGATTGAAGTTTTAAAAAATGCTGAAGCGCCTGTTAGCTTGAGTTCTTGGCAAGAAAAACTGTTTAATATGCACTATACAACGCCAGAACAGCGATTGCCCTTTCAGCAAGAATTGGAAAGTGTCCAAGCTTTACTGGCGGGAAAAGCCCCATTAGAAGCTTATCAGCCAGATTTAATCGAAAATAGGTGGGTGAAAGTCGCCGATGCAACTTTTGCACTAAAAAATTTAATGGCAGAATCTGATACGAGAGCCAGAGATAAGGCAGAAATACTCACGACTGTTCTGGGCTTTGCCGCGCTTGGGCTTTTGATTGCACTGATCACTTTATTTTCTGTTTTAGAATTTAAGCGCAAGCTGTTTGTTGAAAAATGGCATAAACTCAAGGCCCATTTTGAACAGGTTGAGGCAGATTGGAAAACAAAGTTGGACAATGCTTATCAAAAGGCTTTGTTTTTTGAGTCTGCACAACGTGATGCGATTTTAGGGCTGAAGGACATGCAGGGTAAAACCCGTGAACTCTTTGAAACAGTCACTCAACAAGTGGACTCTATCTTATTGCAATTGACGGCTATGGGTGACCAACTACAAGCTTGTCAGGCCTTGGCTTCAGAGGCGCATATACTTAATCAGCAGCCGCTTAAACAGGCTTTAGAAGGCTTAAGTCAACCCTTTGAATTTGATACGCAAAAAAGCAATCAGGAGAAGCTCTTTGGCTTTGCTACCGTGATGATTTCGCTTGACCCCCAGGTTTTTGAACAGAATTTGCAGGCCGATTATGAGCTTGCGCTCCAGGGCTGGAACCAACTCAAAGCAGCAGCTGATTTGCGTTGGCAGGCACCAGAAGCGCTCTTTCCTGAGTCATTGGCTGAGGAAATTTTGGCCTGGGGAGAAGAACGGGTTGCTTTGGTCAAGCATCCTCTCTTGGAGACAGCGCAAAATCGTAAACGCTTATATGAGTCTTTGGAGCACTTGCGTTGGCAAGATCCTGTGGCCTATGCCGATCAAATTGAGGCATTGAAAGAAGTGCATCAGACCTGCTTGACTGAACTACAAGGCTACTATGAGATTCTTCCCCGATTGGCGGAGTATGCTGCCCAGCCACCGCAACCTTTTGCGGATCTGGTTTTGGAAGACGATCAAAACCCAGCCCTGTTTTTTGAAAAAGCACAAACAGCTTATCAGGCATTGTTAATTTCTGAGACCCAAAAACAGGGCTTAAATGTCTTATGGCCTCAGGCCCAGTTCATTTTGATGCATTTTGAAACTTCAAAGGCTTTATCTACTAAAATTGAAGAAATTTTAGTTGGCTTTGAGCATTTTGTGACGCAATTGCAAGAACAAATGAAGATGATCAAAGTACAAGCCAAAGAACTGACCTTGACCTTTAAAAAAATACAAGCTTACCATCTCGATTTTGATTTAAGCGATCAGATTACCCAAGCCAAAGCGCAGCTCCAAGCAGCAGAGACAACCCTGGGACAAGCATTGGCGCAATGGAAGCAAAAAAAGGTTATCAAGGCTTGGCGTTACCTTGAAGAATCTGAAAAAGTGCTGCTGGAAAGCCAGGCGAAGCTTGTTAAAGTAGAGAAAGATTGTCAGGCCCAAGAGGCTTTGCGTCTTGAATTTCTAGAAAAATTTCAAAGCCATGGCGAGCGTCATCTCAAATTTTTGGATAAGGCAAAAGCCAAGGGGTATCGGGAAACAAACTACACGCAGATGGCTGAGGTGGATTTGGAGACATCCCAGGACTATGCTGAATTGCTAATATTGCTGAATAATGTTGAAGAGAGCTGGTCAAAACAGCTTGTTGTGGATGCTGAATCTGCCTTAGCTAGGTACTCGTCTTATTCCAGTCGTTCGTCTAGTGATTCCTCATCTTCAGGGGGCAGTTGGTTCAGTGATTCCTCTTCTTCGGGGAGCAGTTGGGACAGTAGTTCCTCTTCTTCGGGGAGCAGTTGGGACAGTAGTTCCTCATCTTCGGGGAGCAGTTGGGACAGTAGTTCCTCTTCTTCAGGAGGCAGTTGGGACAGTGATTCCTCCTCTGTTGGGGGCGATTGGTAAGATACCCTTGCCTTGAACACATTAAACTCCGGCCCAAATTCCAATTCCCATCATTGGAATTCCCTGATGTGCATAGGCACGTGGATGAATGATTTCTGTTTTCTTTCCTGGCAATTCCTGCCAGAGCCTTTTGCTTCCGGCTGTCCAGGGATTATCTCCGGCAATATCGTGAAAGGCCAGGTATTTCTGGGGGTAGCGGGCATTGATCAAAAAATCTTGCTTGACCCCTTCATAGCTGTGTTCTGCATCGATCAAGACCAGATCCACAGGGCCGAGTTCGTTGCGCCAGGCCATGTATTCAATTGAATGGGAACTTCCCCAGAAACATTGGGTTTGAGGGGGAACTTGAATTTTTAGGCCCGCTTCTGTTTCTGCCATTCGGGCATCACAAACCGCAATCATCTCAAATTGAAACAAATCCTGCAAAAAACAGGTCAAACGTCCGGTCCAGATGCCAATTTCCAGAAATGAGCGAATACGATGCTCCGCGATCCACTGGCAGAAATCAGCAAGTTCCAAAGGGTTTTGCAGCAGGCAGTCCGGTGGGGCTCCCCGCTGTTCGTATAAATGCTGGGCAGCGATGTCCCAGCATTGGACCCGTTTTACGGCTTCGTTGAAGGGGTTCATTTGGGGGGATACTTTCCGGCCCAAAGATCGCGGTAGATTTGCTCCAGTTCGCGGGTAAATGCTGCTGGCTGGCAGAGGGGAGAAGCCTCAAAATCTAGCCTTACCTGGGAACGGCGTAAGCGAAGCTGCTCTGGGTTTTGGGCCAGTTCGATGGCCTTGGCGACATAGTCTTCAAGATCTGCGCAGAGTAGTTCTTGCTGGCCTGCTTGTACCAGAAAACAGTTTCCAACCCGACCTGGGGTGACCACAGACAGGACTGGAACCCCCATCCAGAGAGAGTCGCAGGTCGTTACCCCACCCTGAAAAGGAAATGCATCCAGCAACAGATCAATACCATTGAAGAATTCCAAATGCTTCTCATAGACTGAAAAACCTTCCTCCTTGACTTGGTTTAAAGGCACCCCGGCCTTTTCCAGCAGGAGTTTGAAATAAAAATGTGTGCTGGGATCGTTAAATGCCGGACATTTCAGTCTCAAGGTAAGATCAGGTACGGCCTTTAGAATTGCTGCCCAGGCTTGTGCTAAGGGCAGAGAGATCTTTTGAGCTTGGTTGCAGAAACCAAAGACGAGGGGCTCTCCTAAGCGCTTGATAGGTTCTGGCCGCTGAGCAAGAGACGGTTCCCAGACCAGGGCGGTTTTCATCGGAATCAGGGTTTCATTGAACATGGCGGCCCCTTCTCCGAGTAAAAGCGGTGCATCTACCAGATAATAGTCGGCGATGCCGCTTGAACTGGCAAAGGCAAGAGGGGTCGAAACCTGGATTGGGGCCGGTCGGTAAGCCAAGATTGGCAATCGGGATTTCAGGGCATGGCCCCCCAAATCGACCAGAATATCTATCTCCCACGAGCGAATCAGGTCGCAGACAGCTTCGTCAGACTGGCCGTGAATATTTGCGAAGCGGTCGGCCATTTGCCGAAATTCGGCTGTGTCGCTATCCTCCTGCTCGACTTCGGCCAGCAGACAGATTTCAAACGCCTCGTGATCGTGTTGGCGCAGAAAGGCTTTTAGCGTGGGAGTTGAGGTGAAATTGCAAAATTTATAAGAAAAATAGCCTATACGCAGCTTCTTGCGGGGGGGACGGGGGCCAGGATCCAGGGGCGGGCGCAGTGCTTCTCCCCAGGTATGAATCAGAGAGGCATGCTCGGTCAATGGAAAAGTGGGCACATGATAGAGTCCAATCAAGAGTTCTTCGAAGAGGGTAAACCCCTCTGAACCCAGGGTGGCAATCTGTTCCAGACGCCCTTCTACTACAGGCAGGTAAGCGCGTTTGTCAGAGCTATAAGTTAAAAAACAGAGATTCAGCTCACAGGCTTTTAAATAGTGGTACTGAGCCTGCTCGTTCTGCTCCGCCTTTTTCAGCAGGACTGAAAGGAAAAAATGGGCGTGAGAGTTTTCTGGAGCATGTGCGAGAACCTGGCGATAATAAGCCTCGGCCTCATCAAGATGTCCCTGTTCATGCAGGGTATTGGCCAAGGCATAGAGATAGGCGCTTTCTGTGCCTTGATAGAGTAAGATTTGGGTGTAGAGGGTACGGGCTTGCTCCAGGTTCCCGGCCAGGCGTTCAAGGCTCCCTAGGTAAAACATGGCCTGCAAGTGATTGGGTTCTTGGGCCAAACAGGCTTCAAAGCATTGACGCGCTTCTGCATATTCGCTGATATAACAGAGCAGGATTCCCAGCATATGGGTGATCATCGTGCGTTGCGGAGGGGGCAATGTATAATCCAGGGCTTGACGCACCAGGGCAACAGCCTGTCCGTGTTGATGTGCCTTAAAGGCCGCCATTCCCTGGGTATAGAGATCCAGGGATTTCAATGCGTCTGATTTCACCATGTGGATACCCTTGCCGCGGATAGAATGGGATGCAGTGTAGCATACTCAGAGAGTCGCCTTCCAAGACTGTTTGATTCTGATTCATAGCCAAGCCTTCTCCAGCTTGTGCCTCTCAGCCGTCGCTTGCTTTGAAAAGGGTTGCCTTTTAAAAGAAGTTTTCGACGACTTACCAATACCCGCTCGAATATGAAACAATAAGGGCATGAACACTTCCAAACCCTTTTTAGATCCATTGAATTGTCGGATTGGAATCGTGGGCAGCGGTTTTGTTGCCAACGGTTTTGGCCGACTCTTGCAGCGGATAGCCCCCCAATGGCCTCTGACAGCGGTACTGACCCGTCGCAATCCTGCTGAAATTCCCCCCTGTTTTCAGACGGTGGCTGTGCCAAGCGAAAGGCTTGACGACTTTCTGGCGCGCTGTGATCTGGTTGTGGAATGCAGTGGGGATATTCGCCATGCCACTGAGGTGATTGAAACGGCCCTCCAGGCGGGGAAATCGGTAGTAACCATGCATTGTGAATGGCATGTCACCGTGGGTTCAGCCCTTGTCAGCCAGGGACTTCTGACAGAGGCAGAAGGTGATCAGCCGGGCAGTTTGGCTGCCCTACGCGAAGAGGTGCTGAGCATGGGTTTTGAACCCTGGGTCTACGGCAATATCAAGCAATTTTTGAATCATACGCCAACGCCTGAAGACATGCTGTACTGGTCGTCCAGACAGGGGATTCGTCTGCGCCAGACCACGGCTTTTACCGATGGCACCAAACTTCAGTTTGAACAGGCGTTGGTCGCCAATGGCCTGGGGGCAGAGATTTTAGAGACTGGCCTGGCTGGGCCGGCTGCCAGTGATCTGAATATTGGGGGGAGACTCTTGGCCGAACGGGCAAGTGAATTCGGTCAGGCAATTTCGGATTATCTGATGGCACCCTCCTTGCCTCCAGGCGTCTTTATTACTGCTACGCATCAAGCAGAAGATCAACCCGCTCTGCAATACCTGAAGCTGGGCCCTGGCCCCTGGTATACTCTTTACCGGCCTTATCACCTCTGCCAGTATGAAATGCTCAAAACGGTCAGGCGGGTGATTCAGGGGGGCGGGCCCTTGCTGAATAACGGCCCCCATCCAGCTATCAGCGTACGGGCTGTGGCCAAAAAACTTCTGCTTCCGGGCGATTTGATTGAAAATGCCCTGGGCAGCTTTGAATTGCGCGGAGAGGCTGTTCGCTGGCGGGATGATCCAGAACACTTGCCTCTGGGACTGATCCAGGATGCGGTGATTCAGCAGCGGATAGAACCCGGCCAGGTTCTGACTTGGGCGGATGTGGAACTTCCTGACTCCAGGGCTTTGGCGCTGGTTCGCAAACGGATTTGACCAAGTTTTGTCTCTCTAAAATCAATCTCTCGTGTGCCTGGGTTTGACTGAATTCAGTTAAGAGGGGAGCGCAACTGTGAATCGGGTGAACTTGAAAGACATGCCTCAGAATTTCTGTTTGAAAGTTTTCGGCGGTGGGTATATAGGCTGCATGATGAAAGCTTGAGCATGCCAAATGCTTGAGAACAAGCTAGAAACCTTGAATAAGACCGGAGATATCCCCATGAATGACTGGCTGACCAAGCCCCCAATGCTTCCACCCTCTGTTCCCTCACCCCGATTGACCCCTCCTGCGAAACCTTTGGCGAGTGATAACCTCCCTGCTCCCGTCCTTGAACAAGCTTCTGTTGAAGAACGCTTTCCGAGCGCGCCAGCTGAAAAACCCCAGGATGTTTGGGCTGCGCTCCAACCCTTGGGCAGTGGGGATCCCGCTGCTGCTTCAGAGCCTGTGGCGGTGCAATTTGGTCAGCCGACCAAAGCGGGTGCTGCCGCTGTTC carries:
- a CDS encoding rRNA adenine methyltransferase, which codes for MEENGRPDEACKLFFQAWTEAESSFEKFLSAHYLARYQKTVSDRLKWLEIVLQFALEIDNDSVKSAFPNLYSNLAECYEQLNDTDNAKKYNELALSFRYKPSDKGPFYHGTKADLQIGDLLKPGGNSNYNPEIKMNHIYFTALANGAGLAAELAQGDGRERVYIVEPTGVFENDPNVTDKKFPGNPTRSYRSQSPLKIIGEYTDWVRQTPEEIQKWREKLATKKGEIIN
- a CDS encoding GNAT family N-acetyltransferase; this translates as MSLIEYLRFDKIDPNEFVPLLNKKSTREHLIAHEKFDTESVAQWMKAKIEVDQIEGCRVRALSVNGVLAGWCAIQSVDTQYEIAIVLDEHYWGIGKKVFGELMQWAQEFGHDKIYIHLLHTRPEYKFLRKMSTNVYESMILGSKFTTYELNLG
- a CDS encoding NAD(P)-dependent oxidoreductase, with translation MNCRIGIVGSGFVANGFGRLLQRIAPQWPLTAVLTRRNPAEIPPCFQTVAVPSERLDDFLARCDLVVECSGDIRHATEVIETALQAGKSVVTMHCEWHVTVGSALVSQGLLTEAEGDQPGSLAALREEVLSMGFEPWVYGNIKQFLNHTPTPEDMLYWSSRQGIRLRQTTAFTDGTKLQFEQALVANGLGAEILETGLAGPAASDLNIGGRLLAERASEFGQAISDYLMAPSLPPGVFITATHQAEDQPALQYLKLGPGPWYTLYRPYHLCQYEMLKTVRRVIQGGGPLLNNGPHPAISVRAVAKKLLLPGDLIENALGSFELRGEAVRWRDDPEHLPLGLIQDAVIQQRIEPGQVLTWADVELPDSRALALVRKRI